CCGCACGCGGGCGAGCAGCGTCTCCGGCCGCAGCCGGGAGAGCGTCTGGTACGAGGACCAGCCGTCCGACTCGGGGCCGGAGCCGAATCCGCCGAATCCGCCCACCGCCTCGGCGGCGAGCCGGTCGAGGGCGGCGCCGTCAGCGGCGCCGAGGGCCTCGGCGAGCCGGTCGCGCAGGGCCGCGAGACCGGCCGGTCCGGCCGCGGTGTTCTCGTACGCCTCCGTGTCCCGGGTGTGGCCGAGGGGAAAGTACAGGTCGAAGACGCGGTCGAAGACGGGGCGCTGCGTCTCTCCGTGCAGCAGGGTCGCGGCGAGCGCCTCGCGTACCCGCTCCCGGTCGGTGAAGCCGACGGCTTCGAGGGCGTGCCCGGCGTCCACGGTCTCGCCGGTCCCGATCCCGAACCCGTGGGCCCGAAGGGCCCCCACGAGCCCGGTGAGGCGGGTGGCGGCCGTCGTCTGCTCGGTGGCGGGGCCCGTGTCGTGGACGGGCCGGCTCACACGGCGTCCAGGTCGAGCTTGACGGCGGCCCTCACGATGTCGTCCTGGTGCTTGAGCAGAACGCCCAGGGTCTCCCGTACGACGGCCTCGTCCAGTCGGTCGGCTCCGAGCGCGAGCAGCGTACGGGCCCAGTCGATCGTCTCCGAGACCGACGGCACCTTCCGCAGGTCCATCGCCCGCAAGGCCCCGACGACCCGCACCACGGACCCCGCGAGCGCCTCGTCGAGACCGGGGACCTTGAGGGCGACGATCCTGCGCTCCAGCTCCTCCTCGGGGAAACCGATGTGCAGGAAGAGGCAGCGGCGGCGCAGCGCCTCGGAGAGCTCGCGGCTCGCGTTGGAGGTGAGCACGGTGAAGGGCCGCCGGATCGCCTTGATCGTCCCCAGCTCGGGCACGGTGATCTGGAAGTCGCTGAGGACCTCCAGGAGCAGACCCTCCACCTCGACGTCGGCCTTGTCCGTCTCGTCGATGAGGAGCACGGTCGGCTCCTCGGAGCGGATCGCGGTGAGCAGCGGGCGGGGGAGCAGGAACTCCTCGCCGAAGATGTCCGTCCGCGTCTCGTCCCAGGACTCGCCCCGCCCGGCCGTGATCCGCAGGAGCTGCTTGGCGTGGTTCCACTCGTACAGCGCGCGGGACTCGTCGACGCCCTCGTAGCACTGGAGCCGGACCAGACGGGCGCCGGTGACCTCGGTGACCGCCTTGGCGAGCTCCGTCTTGCCGACACCGGCCGGGCCCTCCACGAGGAGCGGCTTGCCGAGGCGGTCGGCGAGGAAGACGGTCGTGGCGACGGCCGGTGAGGCAAGATAGCCGGTCGCGGCGAGCCGTTCGGCGACGTCGTCGACGGAGCTGAAGAAACCGGTCGTCATTGGCTGTCCCCCCGGGGAGCGGATTCTCGTACTGGCCAGTAGCCTCTGCTGTACTTGACCAGATCAGGCACCGCCGCACAACCGTCCCGCGCAAGGTCCGTGCCGCGCGCGGGGCGCCACCCGCTGGTGCAATGGGGAGACCGGGTACGCCACCCGGTGACCGCGCGGCGGTGGAGGTGTCGTGGCGGAACGGGAACCGGAGCGGGGCGAGGCCCTCCTGAACAGGGTGCGGGCCATGGAGCAGGCGGTCGGCGAGATAGGCACGGCGCTCGACGAGGCGAGCACCTGCCGCGAACTCGCCGCCTTCACCGCCCGCCACCTGCGTGCCTCCACCTCGGTCGACCTCCTGACGGAACCGGGCGCCGCGCCGTGGCGCGCGGCCCGCGCGGGCCCGCCGGAGTCCCCGAGGCGCACGGACGAGGCCGCCGCGGAGGCCGAGGACAGCCCGACCGCTCCGCACGACCCGACGGGCCTCCCGGGAGGCCCCGCCGCCCCCGGCGACCCCGGGACGCCCCGGCTCTCGCTCCCCCTCACCGTCCACGACGAGGAGCCGCTCGGGGCACTCACCCTGACCCGCACCGGCGGCACGCCGTTCACCGATGACGAGGTGGCCCTGGCCCGGCACGCGGCCCGCCTCGCGGCCCGGCACCTCGCGCACGCCCGCCGCCTCGTCGCCGCCGAGGACGCCGCCCTCCACCTCCAGCGCGCCCTCGTCGCCGAGCCGGGACGGCCGCACCCCAATCTGGAGATCGCCGGCGGCTACCTGCCTGCCGGGCCCCGCGCCCTCGTTGGCGGGGACTGGTTCGAGACCGTACGGCTCCACTTCGGCCGCAGCCTGCTCGTCGTCGGCGACGTCATGGGGCACGGTCTCGACGCGGCCGTCGACATGAACGCCTACCGCTCCGCGCTCCGCGAGGTCGCCGCGACCGACCTGCCCCCGCACCGGGTGCTGCGCCACCTCGACTCGGTGGTCGCGGAGGACGACGCCCGCCGCCCCGCCACCGTCCTGCTCGTCCGCGTCGACCCGGCCCGCGGCACCGCGACCTTCGCGAGCGCCGGGCACCTCCCGCCCGTGGTGTTCGGCGCCGACGGCTCGGCCGAGCTCGTCGACCTCCCCGTCGGCCCTCCCCTCGGCACCGGCGTCGGGGGCTACGAACCGACCACGCGGCCGCTCCGCCCCGGCGACACCCTGCTGCTCTTCACCGACGGACTCGTCGAGCGGCGCGGCGAGGACATCGACGACTCCCTCGCCCGGCTCGCCGCCCTCCGCCTTCCTCCGGACTCCGGCCCCGGCCGGGTCGTCGACGAGGTGCTCAGCCGTCTCGGCGCGCACGGCGCGGAGGACGACGTGGCCGCCCTCGCGGCCCGCATCCGCGCGCGTGCACCCCAGTGACGCAGGGTCACATCAGCCCCGCGGAGCGCGGTGACGCACGGTCACACCACCCCTGGCCGCGGCATGTTTCGGACCTCGGTGGGATTCTTCCGGCCGGACGCTTGTGCACGGACCCGGGGCCCGGCACGCTCCTCGTATGAACACGGCCAGGCATGCCAGTGAACGTCTGATGAGCTGGCCCTCGCTGACCCCCGGCCGCGCCCATTGCGGCGCCGCGCTCGGACTGGGCACCGCGACGCACGAGATCGTGCACTTCCACGGCGAGCACGAGGCCGACGTCCATCTCACCCGTGCCATGGTCGCGAAACTGCGAACGGCCCTCCTGGGGTCGAGCGCGGTCCGTCTGCGCGCCGGATCGGGATGGGTGACGGTCCGGCTGGACATGGGGTCGGACATCGACCTGCTCGCCACCCTGGTGAGCGCCGCCCTCCAGGCCAACGGCGTGCCGGACGTCGCCCCGGACGGCTGCACCCGCACCCTCCCCGTCCCCGGACACCGCTGACCGCACGGGGCACGAGACCGCCCCGGCCGCTCTCCGCGGCGGCCTCGTACGGGACCGGGACCGGTCCCGTACGGCCACCGCCCGGACGGCTCTACGCGCGCGTACTCCCCGAACCGCCCGCCGGGACCGGGAACAGCATGCACGTGCTGGTCGCGTGCGCGAGCAGGCGGTCCTCCGTGTCGTACAGACCCGCCTCCGCGAG
This sequence is a window from Streptomyces sp. NBC_00691. Protein-coding genes within it:
- a CDS encoding luciferase domain-containing protein — its product is MNTARHASERLMSWPSLTPGRAHCGAALGLGTATHEIVHFHGEHEADVHLTRAMVAKLRTALLGSSAVRLRAGSGWVTVRLDMGSDIDLLATLVSAALQANGVPDVAPDGCTRTLPVPGHR
- a CDS encoding AAA family ATPase, producing the protein MTTGFFSSVDDVAERLAATGYLASPAVATTVFLADRLGKPLLVEGPAGVGKTELAKAVTEVTGARLVRLQCYEGVDESRALYEWNHAKQLLRITAGRGESWDETRTDIFGEEFLLPRPLLTAIRSEEPTVLLIDETDKADVEVEGLLLEVLSDFQITVPELGTIKAIRRPFTVLTSNASRELSEALRRRCLFLHIGFPEEELERRIVALKVPGLDEALAGSVVRVVGALRAMDLRKVPSVSETIDWARTLLALGADRLDEAVVRETLGVLLKHQDDIVRAAVKLDLDAV
- a CDS encoding PP2C family protein-serine/threonine phosphatase; protein product: MEQAVGEIGTALDEASTCRELAAFTARHLRASTSVDLLTEPGAAPWRAARAGPPESPRRTDEAAAEAEDSPTAPHDPTGLPGGPAAPGDPGTPRLSLPLTVHDEEPLGALTLTRTGGTPFTDDEVALARHAARLAARHLAHARRLVAAEDAALHLQRALVAEPGRPHPNLEIAGGYLPAGPRALVGGDWFETVRLHFGRSLLVVGDVMGHGLDAAVDMNAYRSALREVAATDLPPHRVLRHLDSVVAEDDARRPATVLLVRVDPARGTATFASAGHLPPVVFGADGSAELVDLPVGPPLGTGVGGYEPTTRPLRPGDTLLLFTDGLVERRGEDIDDSLARLAALRLPPDSGPGRVVDEVLSRLGAHGAEDDVAALAARIRARAPQ